In the genome of Hymenobacter cellulosivorans, one region contains:
- a CDS encoding FtsB family cell division protein, producing the protein MQLLQVFQRVPRFLRSFYFLAGSAFLVWMLVFDANDLVKQYDMYAKWRELQAEKEYYLNNIDLVKKDRAELLSSPELLEKFAREKYIMKRPGEDVFILVPQEQE; encoded by the coding sequence ATGCAGTTATTACAAGTATTTCAGCGGGTTCCGCGGTTTTTGCGCAGCTTTTACTTTCTGGCCGGTTCCGCCTTTCTGGTCTGGATGCTGGTGTTCGATGCCAACGATTTAGTCAAGCAGTATGATATGTATGCCAAGTGGCGGGAGCTGCAGGCGGAAAAGGAATATTACCTTAATAACATTGACCTGGTAAAGAAAGACCGGGCCGAGCTGCTCAGCAGCCCCGAACTCCTGGAGAAGTTTGCCCGGGAGAAATACATTATGAAGCGCCCCGGCGAAGACGTTTTTATCCTGGTTCCGCAGGAGCAAGAGTAG
- the eno gene encoding phosphopyruvate hydratase produces MSIISAIHARQIFDSRGNPTVEVDVTTESGVVGRAAVPSGASTGKHEAVELRDDDKSKYMGKGVLKAVENVNSKIAEELLGFSVFEQGLLDKIMLEIDGTPNKANLGANAILGASLAIARAAAQEAGMPLYRYVGGVGATTLPVPMMNILNGGSHADNSIDFQEFMIMPVGASSFSEALRWGTEIFHHLKNVLKKQGFSTNVGDEGGFAPNIKSNEDAIKIVLQAIETAGYKPGDDVMIAMDAAASEFYDGTHYHFKKSTGDKLTSDEMVAYWTDWTKKYPIISIEDGMDEDDWTGWKNLTTSIGSTTQLVGDDLFVTNVQRLQRGIDEQIANAILIKVNQIGTLTETIDAINLGRRNGYKSIMSHRSGETEDNTIADLAVALNTGQIKTGSASRSDRMAKYNQLLRIEEELGEIAYFPGRKM; encoded by the coding sequence ATGAGCATTATATCAGCCATCCATGCCCGGCAGATTTTTGATTCGCGCGGTAATCCGACCGTCGAAGTAGATGTAACCACGGAATCCGGCGTTGTGGGCCGTGCCGCCGTGCCGTCGGGGGCCAGCACGGGCAAGCACGAAGCCGTGGAGCTGCGCGACGACGACAAGTCGAAGTACATGGGCAAGGGCGTGCTGAAGGCCGTGGAAAACGTGAACAGCAAGATTGCCGAAGAGCTGCTGGGCTTCTCGGTGTTTGAGCAAGGCCTGCTCGACAAGATCATGCTCGAAATCGACGGGACGCCCAACAAGGCGAACCTGGGTGCCAATGCCATTCTGGGGGCCTCGCTGGCCATTGCCCGGGCTGCTGCCCAGGAAGCCGGTATGCCCCTCTACCGCTACGTAGGCGGTGTAGGCGCTACCACGCTGCCCGTGCCGATGATGAACATCCTCAACGGCGGCTCGCACGCCGACAACAGCATCGACTTCCAGGAGTTCATGATTATGCCCGTGGGCGCATCATCCTTCTCGGAAGCCCTGCGCTGGGGCACCGAAATCTTCCACCACCTGAAGAACGTGCTCAAAAAGCAGGGCTTCAGCACCAACGTGGGCGACGAAGGCGGCTTTGCACCGAACATCAAATCCAACGAGGACGCCATCAAGATTGTGCTCCAGGCCATCGAAACGGCCGGCTACAAGCCCGGCGACGACGTGATGATTGCTATGGACGCCGCCGCTTCCGAGTTCTACGACGGCACGCACTACCACTTCAAGAAGAGCACCGGCGACAAGCTGACCTCCGACGAAATGGTAGCCTACTGGACCGACTGGACCAAGAAGTACCCCATCATCAGCATCGAGGATGGTATGGACGAGGACGACTGGACCGGTTGGAAAAACCTGACCACCAGCATCGGCAGCACCACCCAGCTGGTGGGCGACGACCTGTTCGTAACCAACGTGCAGCGCCTGCAGCGCGGTATCGACGAGCAGATTGCCAACGCCATCCTGATCAAGGTAAACCAGATTGGTACGCTCACCGAAACCATTGATGCCATCAACCTGGGCCGCCGCAACGGCTACAAGAGCATCATGAGCCACCGTTCGGGCGAAACCGAGGACAATACCATTGCCGACCTGGCTGTGGCCCTGAATACCGGCCAGATCAAAACCGGCTCAGCTTCGCGCTCCGACCGGATGGCTAAGTACAATCAATTGCTGCGCATCGAGGAAGAACTGGGCGAAATTGCCTACTTCCCCGGCCGCAAGATGTAG
- a CDS encoding LytR/AlgR family response regulator transcription factor, translated as MRILILEDEEPAAQQLIRFLAQAGLAAEAPPVLRGVEKALAWLQANPMPDLIFSDIELLDGNVFGLYEQFRVTCPIIFTTAYDQFLLPAFRASGIAYLLKPYTYAQLEEALAKYHSLQRSFAPPNAPTLSGEVLEALSHALRQGAQPAYKQRFSVRMRQGLYVLQTDDVAYLQADEGVVFAVDKAGSRYPLIGTLTELERQLDPGRFFRLNRSELVNISFVEKAEPYFNNRLSIKIRHSTAVLQTSAAQTPEFRKWLEG; from the coding sequence ATGCGCATTCTCATTCTGGAAGACGAAGAGCCGGCGGCCCAGCAGCTGATCCGCTTTCTGGCCCAGGCCGGGCTGGCGGCCGAGGCTCCGCCGGTGCTGCGTGGGGTAGAAAAGGCCCTGGCTTGGTTGCAGGCTAACCCTATGCCCGACCTGATTTTCTCCGACATCGAGCTGCTCGACGGCAATGTGTTTGGCCTCTACGAACAGTTCCGGGTGACCTGCCCGATCATCTTTACCACGGCCTACGACCAGTTTCTGCTGCCTGCCTTCCGGGCCAGTGGCATTGCCTACCTGCTCAAGCCCTACACTTACGCTCAGCTGGAGGAAGCTCTGGCCAAGTACCACAGCCTGCAACGGAGCTTTGCCCCGCCAAACGCGCCCACGCTAAGTGGGGAAGTGTTGGAAGCTCTAAGCCACGCCCTGCGCCAGGGAGCCCAGCCCGCTTACAAGCAGCGCTTTTCGGTGCGCATGCGCCAGGGCCTCTACGTGCTCCAGACGGATGATGTAGCCTACCTGCAGGCCGATGAAGGCGTGGTGTTTGCCGTGGACAAAGCCGGCAGCCGCTATCCGCTCATCGGCACGCTCACGGAGCTGGAGCGCCAACTCGACCCTGGCCGCTTCTTTCGCCTCAACCGCTCGGAGCTAGTCAACATCAGTTTCGTGGAGAAGGCCGAGCCGTACTTCAACAACCGACTGAGCATCAAAATCCGGCACAGCACCGCCGTGCTGCAAACCAGTGCGGCCCAAACGCCCGAGTTTCGGAAGTGGCTGGAAGGGTAG
- a CDS encoding sensor histidine kinase, whose amino-acid sequence MLLARPSRSDLLTVAAYWPVATAVILPTYWQQFAGPRAMAGMVYTVVLDSAAVFAIVFGLLPNLLTPRYRLRALGLLLVFLLASGLLYNYGYSLILNQLVPVSPLQLVHSIIRHAFSYGMLAVLLTGKRYFDVQQRLILAQKAHAESELRNLKAQIDPHFLFNNLNVLRGLIQHDPVAADEYLTHFAELYRYLIRHKDEDFVSLTDELRFADEYVYLLRHRFGTAYCFRQQLPEPAALGQLLVVPGTLQLLLENAIKHNAGDDEDPLIITIEASETHLTVRHPRRPKRTAVDSTGTGLANLRERYLLLTGQAITVQGAGPEFVVTVPLLAMAQPAGKLPQPENTVADANSRSTRL is encoded by the coding sequence ATGCTGCTTGCCCGTCCTTCCCGCTCCGATTTGCTGACTGTGGCCGCGTACTGGCCCGTGGCTACGGCGGTAATTCTGCCTACCTACTGGCAGCAGTTCGCCGGGCCACGAGCCATGGCCGGCATGGTCTACACGGTGGTGTTGGACTCGGCGGCGGTGTTTGCCATTGTGTTCGGGTTGCTGCCCAACCTGCTGACGCCCCGCTACCGGCTACGGGCTCTGGGGTTACTGCTGGTTTTTCTGCTGGCTAGCGGCTTGCTCTACAACTACGGGTACAGTCTCATTCTGAACCAGCTCGTACCAGTAAGCCCGTTGCAACTGGTGCACAGCATCATTCGTCACGCCTTCAGCTACGGCATGCTGGCGGTCCTGCTGACCGGTAAACGCTACTTCGACGTGCAGCAGCGGCTAATCCTGGCCCAGAAGGCCCACGCCGAAAGTGAGCTGCGCAACCTCAAAGCCCAAATTGACCCGCACTTTTTGTTTAATAACCTCAACGTGCTGCGCGGCCTGATTCAGCACGACCCCGTGGCGGCCGACGAGTACCTGACTCACTTTGCCGAGCTCTACCGCTACCTGATTCGCCACAAAGATGAGGACTTCGTGTCCCTGACCGATGAGCTGCGCTTTGCCGACGAGTACGTGTACCTGCTGCGTCACCGCTTCGGAACGGCCTACTGCTTTCGGCAGCAACTGCCCGAGCCGGCGGCCCTGGGTCAGCTGCTGGTAGTGCCTGGTACCCTGCAGCTGCTGCTCGAAAACGCCATCAAGCACAACGCCGGCGACGACGAGGACCCGCTTATCATCACCATCGAGGCCTCTGAAACCCACCTGACGGTGCGCCACCCACGCCGCCCCAAGCGCACCGCCGTCGACTCGACTGGTACCGGGTTGGCTAATCTACGGGAGCGGTACCTACTCCTGACCGGGCAGGCCATTACTGTGCAAGGCGCCGGGCCGGAGTTCGTTGTGACCGTGCCCTTGCTGGCAATGGCTCAACCCGCTGGTAAGCTGCCACAGCCGGAAAATACGGTGGCGGATGCAAATAGTCGCAGCACCCGGTTGTAG
- a CDS encoding erythromycin esterase family protein, protein MPSLLTVIRHALVVGALTMICASASHAQTLEPGASTSVFAGVAKEELPKEGTPSFALFAEAFYDNQLFLLGEAHGVARPQEVDFELFKHLNQRAGVRYYVGEFDCAKADYLNQYLHTGNDSTLQLVFRSWVQAESQWANKDLLNKFRKLRELNQTLPEKRRLEFVGIDEVQDLPLAADYLRYLLHKKGYSAVLFQKGDSLNALMRQPATSLLAAVARRTITELKLHPKSYRLSLGASYEPVLHLLKNLTYRADGLGREQSIFANFQALSQTKWRAGEKMYGMWGLAHVLQSPLQGGYSTFAAMVRQSSLPVHDKVVSVMCVFSGCEMLYPNSGLPAPWQTKGQVYGKTNKFNHDGPLTVIGGMEELKAQTTPGSTTLFRLDAPGAASTRQPIRVTYAPGIPATQQMQFDPKLPAAAYVQYLVLVRDSKAVQPLRP, encoded by the coding sequence ATGCCTTCGCTCCTTACTGTTATCCGCCATGCCCTTGTCGTGGGCGCTTTGACCATGATCTGTGCCAGCGCTTCACATGCCCAGACACTTGAGCCAGGCGCATCAACTAGCGTATTTGCCGGGGTTGCTAAGGAAGAACTGCCAAAGGAAGGAACTCCCAGCTTTGCGCTGTTTGCTGAGGCATTTTATGACAATCAATTATTCTTACTGGGCGAAGCACACGGTGTGGCTCGGCCGCAGGAAGTGGACTTTGAGCTGTTTAAGCACCTGAACCAGCGGGCCGGCGTGCGGTACTACGTTGGGGAGTTTGACTGCGCCAAGGCCGACTACCTGAATCAGTACTTGCACACCGGCAACGATAGTACGTTGCAGTTGGTGTTTCGGAGTTGGGTGCAAGCTGAGTCGCAGTGGGCCAACAAGGACCTGTTGAACAAGTTTCGGAAGCTGCGTGAGCTGAACCAGACGCTGCCGGAGAAACGCAGGCTGGAGTTTGTGGGTATTGATGAGGTGCAAGACTTACCACTGGCCGCTGATTACCTGCGGTACTTGTTGCATAAAAAAGGGTATTCGGCTGTGCTGTTCCAGAAAGGAGACTCCCTCAATGCCTTAATGCGGCAGCCGGCCACCTCATTATTGGCAGCGGTAGCCCGACGTACTATTACCGAACTGAAGCTGCACCCAAAGTCGTACCGTCTGAGCCTGGGCGCCTCGTATGAGCCGGTGCTACACCTGCTCAAGAACCTCACGTACCGCGCCGACGGTCTGGGGCGGGAGCAGAGTATCTTCGCCAACTTCCAAGCCTTGAGCCAGACCAAGTGGCGAGCTGGCGAGAAAATGTATGGCATGTGGGGCTTGGCGCATGTATTGCAAAGCCCCTTGCAGGGTGGCTACTCGACATTTGCAGCCATGGTGCGGCAGAGTAGCTTGCCAGTGCATGATAAGGTAGTATCGGTGATGTGCGTCTTTTCAGGCTGTGAGATGCTGTACCCTAATAGTGGCTTGCCGGCACCCTGGCAAACGAAAGGGCAGGTGTACGGCAAGACCAACAAGTTTAACCACGATGGGCCGCTGACAGTCATCGGAGGCATGGAGGAGCTTAAGGCCCAGACTACGCCAGGCAGCACCACGCTCTTCCGCCTCGACGCACCGGGAGCCGCTAGCACCCGCCAGCCGATTCGGGTGACGTACGCGCCGGGCATCCCGGCGACGCAGCAGATGCAGTTCGACCCGAAGCTGCCAGCCGCCGCTTACGTGCAGTACCTAGTGCTGGTGCGCGACTCCAAGGCTGTGCAACCCCTGCGACCCTGA
- the rplQ gene encoding 50S ribosomal protein L17, producing the protein MRHGKKINHLGRTTSHRNAMLSNMASSLILHKRLTTTVAKAKALRKFVEPLLTKSKSDTTHSRRTVFATLQNKESIKELYDSVAAKIATRPGGYTRIIKLSDNRLGDNAEVCIIELVDYNETLLEAKSAGEAKATTRRSRGKKKSGAEAAAPAAEATTAAPAAVVSEEAAAATDAPTETLKEGETRDEASEEAAS; encoded by the coding sequence ATGAGACACGGTAAGAAAATCAACCACCTCGGTCGTACCACCTCCCACCGCAACGCGATGCTGTCGAACATGGCTTCGTCGCTGATTCTGCACAAGCGTCTGACCACTACGGTGGCCAAGGCTAAAGCCCTGCGCAAGTTTGTAGAGCCCCTGCTGACCAAGTCGAAGAGCGACACGACGCACTCGCGTCGTACCGTATTCGCTACGCTGCAGAACAAGGAGTCGATTAAGGAGCTGTATGACTCGGTAGCCGCTAAAATTGCTACCCGTCCCGGCGGTTACACCCGCATCATCAAGCTGAGCGACAACCGTCTGGGCGACAACGCCGAGGTGTGCATCATCGAGCTGGTGGACTACAACGAAACGCTGCTGGAAGCTAAGTCGGCCGGCGAAGCCAAGGCTACGACTCGTCGCTCACGCGGCAAGAAGAAGTCGGGTGCTGAGGCTGCTGCTCCGGCCGCTGAAGCTACTACCGCTGCTCCGGCTGCCGTGGTAAGCGAAGAGGCTGCTGCCGCTACGGATGCTCCAACCGAAACGCTGAAAGAAGGCGAAACTCGCGACGAGGCTAGCGAAGAAGCTGCTTCGTAG
- a CDS encoding DNA-directed RNA polymerase subunit alpha, whose protein sequence is MSILAFQMPEKVVMEKSDDFYGTFEFKPLEKGYGVTIGNALRRILLSSLEGYAITSVRTSSVLHEFMTIEGVIEDMSEIILNLKQVRFKKVSDAIEDKITVRIKGQETFTAGDINKFTTGFEVLNTDMVICNVDPSVELEFEFTIQKGRGYVPAEENKPADQVFGQIAIDAIFTPIKNVKYSIENTRVEQKTDYEKLLIEIQTDGSIHPEDALKGAANILIQHFMLFSDNTMTFETAKAEEEETVDEETLHMRKVLKTPLADMDLSVRAYNCLKAADIKTLGELVQLDMSDMMKFRNFGKKSLTELENLVEEKGLTFGMDLGKYRLDED, encoded by the coding sequence ATGTCAATCTTAGCTTTTCAAATGCCGGAGAAAGTAGTGATGGAGAAATCCGACGACTTCTACGGAACATTTGAATTTAAACCGCTGGAGAAAGGCTACGGCGTCACGATCGGCAACGCATTGCGCCGTATCCTGCTGTCGTCGCTGGAGGGCTATGCCATCACGTCGGTCCGCACTTCCAGTGTGCTGCACGAGTTCATGACGATTGAAGGCGTGATTGAGGACATGTCCGAAATCATTCTGAACCTAAAGCAGGTTCGCTTCAAGAAGGTGAGCGACGCCATCGAGGACAAAATCACGGTCCGTATTAAGGGCCAGGAGACGTTCACGGCTGGTGATATCAACAAATTCACGACTGGCTTCGAAGTACTCAACACAGATATGGTTATCTGCAACGTTGATCCTTCGGTGGAGTTGGAATTTGAATTTACGATTCAGAAAGGCCGTGGCTACGTACCGGCCGAGGAGAATAAGCCTGCCGACCAGGTGTTTGGGCAAATTGCCATTGATGCCATCTTCACGCCTATTAAGAACGTGAAGTATAGCATTGAGAATACCCGGGTAGAGCAGAAAACCGACTACGAGAAGCTCCTCATCGAGATTCAGACCGACGGTTCGATTCACCCCGAGGACGCGCTGAAAGGTGCGGCCAACATTCTGATTCAACACTTCATGCTGTTCTCGGACAACACCATGACCTTCGAAACGGCTAAAGCCGAGGAAGAAGAGACGGTAGACGAAGAGACGCTGCACATGCGCAAGGTTCTGAAGACGCCGCTGGCGGATATGGATCTGAGCGTACGCGCTTACAACTGCCTCAAGGCTGCTGACATCAAGACGCTGGGCGAACTGGTGCAGCTGGACATGAGCGATATGATGAAGTTCCGCAACTTCGGTAAGAAGTCGCTGACCGAACTCGAAAACCTCGTAGAGGAAAAAGGTCTGACCTTCGGGATGGACCTGGGCAAGTACCGCCTCGACGAAGACTAG
- the rpsD gene encoding 30S ribosomal protein S4, giving the protein MARYTGPKTKIARRFAEPIFGPSKALNKKNYPPGQHGRGRRKKQSEYAVQLMEKQKVKYMYGVLEKQFENLFHKAATLPGITGDNLLALLESRLDNTVYRFGIAPTRRAARQLVLHKHITVNGEVVNIASYKLRAGDVVGVREKSKSLEAITTSLSARNSRAFSWLEWDGKELVGKFLNAPSRDLIPEKITEQLIVELYSK; this is encoded by the coding sequence ATGGCACGTTATACTGGTCCTAAAACCAAGATTGCCCGTCGCTTCGCAGAGCCAATCTTCGGCCCAAGCAAGGCACTCAACAAAAAGAACTATCCTCCAGGCCAGCACGGCCGTGGCCGCCGCAAGAAGCAGTCGGAATACGCGGTGCAGCTGATGGAGAAGCAGAAAGTAAAGTACATGTACGGTGTACTGGAGAAGCAATTCGAAAACCTGTTCCACAAAGCAGCTACTCTGCCCGGCATCACCGGCGACAACCTGCTGGCTCTGCTCGAGTCGCGTTTGGACAATACGGTGTATCGTTTTGGCATTGCTCCAACCCGTCGCGCTGCTCGCCAGTTGGTGTTGCACAAGCACATCACGGTGAACGGTGAAGTAGTCAACATTGCTTCGTACAAGCTCCGCGCTGGTGACGTAGTAGGTGTTCGCGAAAAGTCGAAGTCTCTGGAAGCTATTACCACCAGCCTGAGCGCCCGCAACTCGCGTGCTTTCTCGTGGCTGGAGTGGGACGGCAAGGAATTGGTGGGCAAGTTCTTGAACGCCCCCTCACGTGACCTGATTCCGGAGAAAATCACGGAGCAGCTCATCGTCGAGCTTTACTCGAAGTAA
- the rpsK gene encoding 30S ribosomal protein S11: MAQKRKDKAKKRVVVVEQVGQIHIKASFNNIIISITNNNGQVISWASAGKMGFKGSKKNTPYAAQMAATDCAKVAHDLGMRKAEVFVKGPGAGRESAIRTLQNVGIEVTTIRDVTPLPHNGCRPPKRRRV; this comes from the coding sequence ATGGCACAAAAGAGAAAAGACAAAGCCAAAAAGCGCGTTGTCGTTGTTGAGCAGGTAGGCCAGATTCACATCAAGGCTTCCTTCAATAACATCATCATCTCCATCACCAACAACAATGGTCAGGTTATTTCCTGGGCGTCGGCTGGTAAGATGGGTTTCAAAGGTTCTAAGAAGAACACGCCCTACGCTGCCCAGATGGCAGCTACGGATTGCGCCAAAGTGGCCCATGATCTGGGCATGCGCAAAGCCGAAGTATTCGTGAAAGGTCCGGGTGCAGGCCGTGAGTCGGCTATCCGTACCCTCCAGAACGTGGGCATTGAGGTAACCACCATCCGCGACGTGACCCCGCTGCCCCACAACGGCTGCCGTCCTCCTAAGCGTCGTCGCGTCTGA
- the rpsM gene encoding 30S ribosomal protein S13 → MARIAGVDIPDNKRGEIALTYIFGIGRPSAQKILTKAGIDLNKKVKDWTEAEAGEIRSIIAAEVKTEGVLRSEVQLNIKRLMDIGCYRGLRHRKGLPVRGQRTKNNSRTRKGKRKTVANKKKATK, encoded by the coding sequence ATGGCTCGTATTGCAGGGGTAGATATCCCGGACAACAAGCGCGGTGAAATCGCGCTGACCTACATTTTCGGCATCGGCCGTCCTTCCGCACAGAAAATCTTGACCAAGGCCGGCATCGACCTGAACAAGAAAGTAAAGGATTGGACGGAAGCAGAAGCTGGCGAAATCCGCAGCATCATTGCTGCCGAAGTTAAGACTGAAGGTGTTCTGCGCTCGGAAGTGCAGCTGAACATCAAGCGTCTGATGGACATCGGTTGCTATCGGGGTCTGCGTCACCGCAAAGGTCTGCCAGTTCGTGGTCAGCGTACCAAGAACAACTCGCGCACGCGCAAAGGCAAACGGAAAACCGTTGCCAACAAGAAAAAAGCTACTAAATAA
- the rpmJ gene encoding 50S ribosomal protein L36, whose translation MKVKTSVKKRSVDCKLVRRNGKLYVINKKNPRFKQRQG comes from the coding sequence ATGAAAGTCAAAACCTCGGTCAAGAAACGCAGTGTTGACTGTAAGCTGGTTCGCCGCAACGGCAAGCTGTACGTCATCAACAAAAAGAACCCCCGCTTCAAGCAGCGTCAGGGTTAG
- the infA gene encoding translation initiation factor IF-1 encodes MAKQSSIEQDGVILEALSNAMFRVELENGHQLVAHISGKMRMHYIKILPGDKVKLEMSPYDLSKGRIVYRYK; translated from the coding sequence ATGGCCAAACAATCCTCCATTGAACAGGACGGAGTCATTCTGGAAGCCCTTTCAAACGCCATGTTTCGCGTGGAATTGGAAAACGGTCACCAGCTCGTTGCTCACATTTCGGGCAAAATGCGAATGCACTACATCAAAATCCTGCCGGGCGATAAGGTGAAGCTGGAAATGTCCCCTTACGACTTGTCGAAGGGCCGAATTGTTTACCGTTACAAATAA
- the map gene encoding type I methionyl aminopeptidase: protein MVIYKTEEEIELIRASAKVLAQAHGEVAGMIKEGITTRALDQRAEEFIRDHGGLPSFKGYNGFEYSLCISPNSVVVHGFPSDYQLKSGDVVSVDCGVLLNGYHADSAYTYPVGEVAPEVLKLLEETKKSLYLGIDQAVAGNRMGDLGYAIQNHVEKQGYGVVRELVGHGIGQKLHERPEVPNYGKRGAGLKLQEGLVLAIEPMVNLGTKSVVQEKDGWTIRTKDFKPSAHFEHTVVVRKDKAEILTSFEYIEKALQ, encoded by the coding sequence ATGGTTATCTACAAGACCGAAGAAGAAATAGAACTCATCCGGGCCAGCGCGAAAGTGCTGGCTCAAGCCCATGGAGAAGTCGCGGGCATGATTAAGGAAGGAATTACGACGCGTGCCCTTGATCAGCGTGCGGAAGAATTCATCCGGGACCATGGCGGGCTACCCTCCTTTAAAGGGTATAATGGTTTTGAATATAGTCTCTGCATCTCGCCTAACTCAGTCGTGGTGCATGGTTTCCCGAGTGACTATCAGCTCAAAAGCGGAGATGTTGTTTCGGTAGACTGCGGAGTCTTGTTGAACGGCTACCATGCCGATAGTGCCTACACTTACCCAGTAGGGGAGGTGGCACCAGAAGTGCTCAAACTTCTGGAAGAAACCAAAAAGTCATTGTATCTGGGCATTGACCAGGCAGTGGCAGGCAACCGAATGGGCGACCTGGGATATGCCATCCAAAACCACGTTGAAAAACAAGGTTATGGAGTAGTGCGGGAACTTGTTGGCCACGGAATTGGTCAGAAACTCCACGAACGGCCAGAAGTTCCTAACTACGGCAAACGTGGGGCGGGACTTAAGCTACAAGAGGGCTTGGTTTTAGCCATCGAGCCTATGGTGAATTTGGGAACGAAGAGCGTAGTTCAGGAAAAGGATGGTTGGACTATCCGGACCAAGGACTTCAAGCCTTCGGCGCACTTTGAGCACACGGTTGTAGTACGAAAAGACAAAGCGGAGATTCTCACTTCCTTTGAATACATAGAAAAAGCCTTACAGTAG
- the secY gene encoding preprotein translocase subunit SecY translates to MKKFIETIKNIFAIEDLRTRIFNTLFFIAIYRLGSYVVLPGVDASRLKQGGAEGLFGILDTLLGGAFSHASIFALGIMPYISASIVLQLLTIAVPYFQKLQKEGESGRKKINQYTRILTIPIVMAQSIGFIATINAEAIIAPGPFFTFSTMLIITAGTLFCMWLGEKITDKGIGNGISMIIMIGIVSRFPGAIIGEAAAKGMRGSLIFLIELVVLFLVVMAVIVLTQAVRRIPVQYAKQVGGTTQLNAQRQFIPLKVNAAGVMPIIFAQSLMFVPAIVASVWQADSDFAAAVGQKFSDYTSWQYNLVFATLIIVFTYFYTAISVNPNQIADDLKRSGGFVPGVKPGRDTSEHIDEILTHITLPGAIVLALIAIFPALALLAGVTRPFSAFYGGTSLIIMVGVVLDTLNQVESYLLMRHYDGMMKTGKLRGRSTQNVALAS, encoded by the coding sequence ATGAAAAAGTTTATCGAAACGATAAAGAACATTTTTGCGATTGAAGATCTGCGTACGCGGATCTTCAATACGCTTTTTTTCATTGCCATCTATCGGCTGGGTTCCTATGTGGTACTCCCCGGCGTCGACGCGTCGCGTTTGAAGCAGGGTGGCGCTGAAGGTCTGTTCGGTATTCTGGATACGCTGCTCGGCGGCGCATTCAGTCACGCCTCGATCTTTGCTTTGGGTATCATGCCCTACATCTCAGCCTCGATTGTATTGCAACTGCTCACTATTGCAGTTCCTTACTTCCAGAAGCTGCAGAAGGAAGGTGAATCAGGTCGGAAGAAGATTAACCAGTATACTCGGATTCTCACAATTCCGATTGTAATGGCTCAGTCTATCGGCTTTATTGCTACTATCAACGCGGAAGCTATCATTGCTCCAGGCCCTTTCTTTACTTTTTCCACTATGCTTATCATCACGGCCGGAACGCTGTTTTGCATGTGGCTTGGTGAAAAGATTACGGATAAAGGCATAGGTAACGGTATTTCCATGATCATTATGATCGGGATTGTATCCCGTTTCCCCGGTGCTATTATTGGGGAGGCAGCTGCTAAAGGCATGCGCGGCTCGTTGATCTTTTTGATTGAACTAGTAGTGCTGTTCTTAGTAGTAATGGCCGTAATCGTGCTGACGCAGGCTGTACGCCGGATTCCGGTTCAGTATGCCAAGCAAGTAGGTGGTACTACACAACTTAATGCCCAACGTCAGTTCATTCCGCTGAAAGTGAATGCAGCCGGCGTTATGCCGATCATCTTCGCTCAGTCGCTAATGTTCGTACCGGCAATTGTTGCTTCTGTTTGGCAAGCCGATAGTGATTTTGCTGCGGCAGTTGGTCAGAAGTTTTCGGACTACACCTCTTGGCAATACAATCTGGTTTTCGCAACGCTTATCATCGTCTTTACTTACTTCTACACGGCTATCAGCGTTAACCCCAATCAAATTGCGGATGACCTGAAGCGCAGTGGTGGTTTCGTTCCTGGCGTGAAGCCTGGGCGCGATACTTCAGAGCACATCGACGAGATTTTGACGCATATCACGCTGCCTGGTGCAATTGTACTGGCCCTGATTGCCATCTTCCCGGCCCTTGCTTTGCTGGCTGGTGTTACGCGTCCTTTCTCTGCTTTCTATGGCGGTACTTCGCTGATCATCATGGTAGGTGTAGTACTGGATACGCTTAACCAGGTGGAAAGCTACTTGCTTATGCGTCATTACGATGGCATGATGAAGACGGGCAAGCTGCGTGGCCGTTCTACCCAGAACGTAGCGCTGGCATCCTAA